A single genomic interval of Natronolimnobius sp. AArcel1 harbors:
- a CDS encoding PaaI family thioesterase: MTDDSDGAGNATDSIGPESADDIAEFVQYFIDEHQEFLSWIGTHVDDVDDGTMTLSAPYDEKLTNARPSADDDQRADIHGGIAATLIDTAGGLALRTELEQPLKGSIATINLNVNYLRPATGDLTATATVIRAGSSVGVSEVTVTSESPDGDIREVATGQGAYRIFRA; encoded by the coding sequence ATGACCGACGATTCAGACGGGGCTGGAAACGCCACTGATAGTATTGGGCCAGAATCCGCCGACGACATCGCCGAATTCGTCCAGTACTTCATCGACGAACACCAGGAGTTTCTCTCGTGGATCGGCACGCACGTCGACGACGTTGACGACGGGACGATGACGCTCTCGGCACCCTACGACGAAAAACTGACTAACGCGCGCCCGAGCGCCGACGACGACCAGCGCGCGGACATCCACGGTGGCATTGCCGCGACGCTTATCGACACCGCCGGTGGACTCGCGCTCCGAACCGAACTCGAGCAACCTCTCAAGGGGAGTATCGCGACGATCAACCTGAACGTCAACTACCTCCGGCCGGCGACAGGCGACCTCACGGCGACGGCGACCGTGATCCGCGCGGGCTCAAGCGTGGGCGTGAGCGAGGTAACAGTCACAAGCGAGTCGCCCGACGGGGACATCCGCGAGGTGGCGACGGGCCAGGGTGCATACCGTATTTTCCGAGCCTAG